The region TCGAACAACTCAATGACCTGATGGGCGCGGCGCGACTCTCCCTGACGGACGAGCAGGTGCTGCGGCTGGATACGGCCAGCGCGGCCTAGGCGATCCGCCGTCCGTCCAGGGTCGCCAGCCGCAGGGCCGGCGCATTGGCGACCGCTGGGTCGGCCCAGTGGATCGAGTGCAGCAGCATCGGCTCGACGATCTCGTCATTGAGTCGCTGCAGCGGGGCGGTCGGCTGATACAGGCCGATATAGCGGTCCACCTCGCCATCCGGTCCGGCCAGAGGCGCCAGCAGCACCTCCATGCTGGCCGGATGCATCCCTTCGGCGACCAACTCGGTGGTGATGACCACGGGCTCGGCCACGCGGCGGATCGATTCGAGCGCCGCCTGAACCTTGGGTCTATCCCCGACGGACCAGAGGCGAAGACCGTTCTTGCCATTCAGTCCGCTGCCGTGAATCGCCGAAAGAAATCCCCCCGCCAGCCGGAAGGGGTAAATTCCAGGTCCCTCGCGACCAAGGATGAAGACTTGCGGCAGCAGCTTGGCGAAATCCGCCGGATCGATGTCCCTGCGCGATGGCGCGCCTGCTTCAACGCGTCGCGCTGTCCAGCTGTCGATCAGCGTCTGCGTGCCGGGATGGAACATCGGGGCGCTCCTCGCGCGGTCACGGGCGACCGCACGAGGCTTGCTTGCGATATTCGGGCCAGAGCCATCTGTCCCATTCTGGCACGGTCCGGCGCTATTTCTCCGGGACGATCACCAGTCTCCAGGCCCTATCGTCGCCTAGATAGAGCTGAGCGGCTTTCTGCACGTCTTCTGGTGAAATCCGCTCGATCCCCGCCTGCACGGAACGGGTGGCGTCGAGACGGCGAGGATCGGTCTGGCCGCCGGACAGCTGGCTGACCCAGTACTCGTTTGTCACCCGCGCCTTCTCCAGGCCTTCGAGGCGGGGCTTCTTGGCGCGCTCCAGCTCGTCGGCGGATGGCGGCTTGGTCCGCAGCTCGGCGGCGATCTCGGAAACCGTCTTGAACACCGCGTCCAATGTGGTCGGCGGCGCCTCGACGCTGACGGCTACATAGCCGAAGTCGGTCCACACGAACGAGGCGGTCGAACCCGCCGACGGCGAATAGGTCGCCCCCTGCTTCTCGCGCAGCTCGTCCTGCAGGCGCAGGCGGAAGATGTCGGCCAGGATCGTCGTGTTCCGCGCCTGCTGCGGGTTGGAGAAGAAGTCCGCCGTTTTCCAGGCGATATAGGCCATGCCCTGGTCGGCGCGACCCTTGTGTGTCAGGCGAACGGGCGTCGCATTGGGCGCCGGGAAGGTCGTGACCCGGGTTTCCGCCGCCGGCGCCGCGGCAGCGGGGCGGGGGGGCAGGGCGCCGAAGGTTTCGGCCACCGCCTGGGTCGCCTTCTCCACGGTGATGTCACCGACGATGATCACCTCGATCTGACCCTCGGCTAGCGGCGCCAGCTGGGTCTTCAGGTCGTCGATTCGGGCGTCCGCCATCTCCTTGCGAGAGGGGAAGGTGAAGCGGCGGTCGCCGCCGCGCAGCAGGCCGGGCAGATCGCGGGCCAGGACCCCATTGTCGGTGGCCTCATACTGATCGTGCAGGGTCTGGCCGAAAGTCTTGATCCGCTGGAAGGCCTCGGGCCGCCAGCCGGGTTCGGTCACATAGGCGGCCAGCACCTGAAGCTCCGTCGGCAGGTCGGCGGGGCGGGTGCCGCCGCTCAGGACGAAGGCGTCGTCCTCCAGGCTCAACTGCGCGCCCCAGACCTTAGAGGCCAGGACTCGCTCCATGTCCTGGGCGCCGATCTTCTTCAGCCCGCCTTCCGCGAAGGCGGATGCCGACCACGTCGCGCTCTGGCGATCACGGGGCAGGTCCAGATAGCCGTCGCCGATCCGCACCTTCACCAGCACCTGGTCGTCACGGAACTTGGTGGGCTTCACGGTCAGGCGCACGCCGTTCTCGAACCGCAGGAAGGTCGCGTCGAGATCGGTGAAGTCCCTCTGCTCGGCCACTTTACCCATCGGGCCGAAGGTCTGGTACGGCCACTCGATGGCTG is a window of Caulobacter sp. NIBR2454 DNA encoding:
- a CDS encoding PAS domain-containing protein, translating into MFHPGTQTLIDSWTARRVEAGAPSRRDIDPADFAKLLPQVFILGREGPGIYPFRLAGGFLSAIHGSGLNGKNGLRLWSVGDRPKVQAALESIRRVAEPVVITTELVAEGMHPASMEVLLAPLAGPDGEVDRYIGLYQPTAPLQRLNDEIVEPMLLHSIHWADPAVANAPALRLATLDGRRIA